A single window of Myripristis murdjan chromosome 21, fMyrMur1.1, whole genome shotgun sequence DNA harbors:
- the LOC115380180 gene encoding C-type lectin domain family 4 member E-like produces MEEIYMNVDPVKPSNSRPSTIQTGPRRSEGSFYRAASLVLGLLSVLLLAGLIGLGVLYLDAEHGFSILKANLTEERGLMSASLMEMTEKKDLLNASLMEMTEKKDLLNSSLMEMTEERDRLHTLSTQKKTCPEGWKMFSCACYLVSTERNSWEKARQDCRDRGADLVVIDSLEEQIFMTSLKTDAWIGLSDRDEEGTWKWVDETPLTLTSWEIYQPDNGNDDPKWGEEDCVQIRPNKHKEKNWNDCSCVASVQWICEKAA; encoded by the exons atggaggaaatctACATGAATGTTGATCCTGTCAAGCCCAGCAATTCAAGACCCTCAACCATACAGACAG GTCCCAGGAGATCAGAGGGGAGTTTCTATAGAGCTGCTTCACTTGTCCTGGGACTGCTGAGTGTTCTCCTGCTGGCTGGGCTCATTGGCCTTGGTGTCCTCT aCCTTGATGCAGAACATGGTTTCTCCATTCTCAAAGCCAACCTGACTGAAGAGAGAGGCCTGATGAGTGCCAGCCTCATGGAGATGACTGAAAAGAAAGACCTGCTGAATGCCAGCCTCATGGAGATGACTGAAAAGAAGGACCTCCTTAATTCCAGCCTCATGGAGATGACTGAGGAGAGGGACAGGCTTCATACTTTGTCCACACAGA AGAAAACGTGTCCTGAAGGATGGAAGATGTTCAGTTGTGCCTGTTATCTCGTCTCCACTGAGCGCAACTCCTGGGAAAAAGCCAGACAGGACTGCAGAGACAGGGGAGCAGACCTGGTGGTCATAGACAGCCTTGaagaacag ATATTCATGACGTCATTGAAAACTGATGCTTGGATTGGTTTGAGTGACAGAGACGAGGAGGGGACCTGGAAATGGGTTGACGAAACTCCACTGACTCTAAC TTCCTGGGAGATATACCAGCCTGACAATGGTAATGATGATCCAAAGTGGGGAGAAGAGGACTGTGTCCAGATCAGACCTAACAAGCATAAGGAAAAGAACTGGAATGACTGCTCCTGTGTTGCTTCTGTGCAATGGATCTGTGAGAAAGCAGCCTAG